CCTTCAGTTCGTAGTGGACCGTAAAGCGCATGTCGCAGAGATCGCACTTGAAGGGCTTCTCGCCCATGTGTCGCCGCATATGAATATTCAGCTTATTAGGGGTCAGCGACTCCAGGCCGCACAGCGAGCAGAGGTACTTCTTTCCCGGATTCTTCTTGGCCACATGCATGTCCCGGATATGTTTCTCCAAACTCGGCTGCACGACAAACGAGCGCCAGCAGTGGGGACACTGGTAGCGGAAGCGCCGCTTCCTCCTCAACGGCGGCTGCTGCTCCGGAACGGTGGGTTGCTTGGGATGCTGGGTGGCCAGGTGCAGCGACAGGTTCTCCTCCCACATGAACTTGTAGCCACAGCGCGAGCAGACAAACTTCTTTTCGGTGTTCATGCACTGGGTGCGCAGGTGCTGATCCAGCATGAActgaaatataatatttaaaaataattacgaatttattaaaatataagtaatttttagacatcggattttaggtaaaaacgttttttttaaatatgatttatagtcacatttgattggttaaaattttttttacaaaaatgatGAAGTTTGcctaaatctaattataacttaataaataaaatttgtaactaaTCAAATGTAgctttaaatcgtatttaaaaaaaaccgatttCGCCTAAAATCTTAGAGATcggattaattaattataatcttACCTTATCCACTGTCTTAAAAATGCAGTGCTCGCAGGAATGTGGTAGTTTGTCGAAGCTGTGCAGCGAGTACTGATGCTCACTCATCTCCCGCCGCCGCCGGAAGTTCAGATCACAAAGATCGCAAGTGTACGACCTCCCGGTGCTTTCCTCATCACTCTCATCCGTAtcctccagcagcagctcaAATCCAGTTGCAGTGCTAATCATGTAGGCCGAAGGCTGATCGCTGTGGCCCTGCATCGAGATGTGCCTTCGCAAGTCCGCAACGCTGATGAACTGAATGTCGCACATTTTGCACTGGATGCTCTTCGGTCCGGCCGGTTTTGAGGCATCCGCCAGTAGAGTTTCAGCCAGAGGCAGATCCTGACCCGTGAAGCCGTGCCTGTGCAAGTGCTTGTAGAGAAGGGCGGGGCGGTAGAAGGTGCGAGTGCACCAGCGGCAAGGAAGGAGCTGCATGTTACTATCGCGGTGCATCATCAACTTGTGCTTGGTCACGGCGCTCTTGTCCTGAAAGCTGCGGGAGCATTGGTCGCATGGGTAGGTCTCTTGCTGAAATGGATAAAGGGATTTAGTtgaaaactaaacaaatttatatgcatttttttaagtCAAACCTGGTATTCCTATTAAAGAATTTTCCCcgttataaaatcaaattgatAACAGAATTAAAACGATGAATTTATGGTCGATCAGTCCAAAGTtttggttaaacaaaatttaattaaaattgtctAGTGTAAAATCAGTgaaaattaaacgaaaattaacaaaagaaactaaaatgaTGTTATGCTAATCAACTTCTTGTTATCCTCTGACTTGTACAGCTCCTCACCTTGCTCTTGTGTTCGACGAGATGGGCGCGGAGATTGCGTCGCCAAAAGAATCGCTGGGGACACTTGTCGCACATGAAGCGCTTCAGGGTGTTCTGGCACAGCTGGCTGGTGTGGTGTTCCAAAAGCTGGGCACTGAGAAACCGCGAGTCGCAGCGCTGGCAGACATGCGGCGCCTCCAGCCAGGTGTGCTCGTTTCGGTGGTGCTGGTGCAGCAGGTATTTGCGCGGCCACCTGGCCTCTGGGGAGTCGCAGAGTTCGCAGGAATAGCTACGCCTGATGACGACATCCGACTCGACATCGCCATCACTGTCCGTATCCGAGCTGTCCAGGGTCATCTCGTAGCGAGCCTGATTGGTGATGGAGTAGTAGCGCCCGTACACGCCCATCCTGAGATCCCGGAAGATGCGCCGCTTCAAGCCCTCCGCTGTGGACTCCACGGCCGTCTTGAAAAACCCCTCGGCAATGCGTTCAATCGGCTCGCCATGCGCCTCGAAGCCAAAGTCCGTGGGATGGGCCTGCAGGTGATCCCTCAGCTCACGCAGTTTGGTGAACCGGCGCAGGCAGATCATACATTTGATTTCCTTGGCGCCATTTGGCTCGCAGCGATGGTAGTCGAAGCCGTCGACTCTTCGGTTGATCCTCGATGGCTTGGCGGCTGCCGGTGGAAGTGCCGAGGCCGAGGATGTGGAGGCCAATGGCTGATCGTCCTCGGTCTCCGACTGCCTATCGGACTGCTTGTCCGAGTGCTCCTTGTGCTTGTGCTTGATCAAGCTGACTATGTACTTGTAGGATTTGCTGCACTGATCGCACTTGTAGTAGTTGTCGGCGCTGCTGTGGCCATCCTCATCCGATAGTCTGGACAATAGATTAATAAAATTGTCAATTGAGGAGTAGAAAAGATGCGTGTTatagccctgcgtgaatcattaaatttttgctttatcatagtatgccatgaaatttctgatttgtttaattcaattctatgtgaaataaattgaaagtttttcagattaattttgaattgaatgaatgaatgaataatttttatgaattatttgaatttgccagttttattctgtgcttttttttgaaaacaaaaagtgaaaaatttttaacaaatctatgttaactgcttagtaaataaagtTCGGGcagatttaaaaacaaaattatgggcctttcttttttaaaagaaagtgtcgtttgaattatttcggaattgatgccattcattcattcaattgtattaaactcaaaattctaattaattagttaattatgtaaaacaaaaaattcaaaataattcattgaatccattcatgcagggctctaatgcGGGTGGATACAAAAGACTTCCGGCTAGGATCAACCCGCATAATAGGTAATTATAAGAATCTTACTCCACTGCCTTGATGATGCTGTGCACCAGGGTGTCGTTGTTGGTCCTGCTGCGATGCGTGGAGGTTCCCGAGGTGGAGGCTGGACTGGATGGACTGCCATCCTCCGGCAAAGTCGACGGCCTGCCGGGTAACTTTCGCCGGGAAGTCTTGGAGGGTAGCAGACTGGCTCCATGCTCGCTGTGCTTGTGCTTCACCAGTGCCATCACGTACTTGTAGGTCTTGTCGCACTGGTCGCACTTGTAGTAGTCGTCTTCATAGCTTTGGAGAGGAAGCAGTACATAAGGATTTGTATAGCAACTTCAGATAGGAGCAGCTGGCTTACTCTTCTCCGTTTTTTCCCAATATGCCGTGGTCCCGCTGCTTGTGGCGATACAAATTGGTGACATATCGAAAGGCCTTGTTGCACAGCTCGCAAACATTGGGCTTCGGCGGCTCCGAGGCGCACAGCGAGGAGGTCATCTTGCGCTGCCGCAGGGGCACGTCGTCCTGGTCGTCGTCCGAGTCGCTGAAGTGCACGATGCTCCTCTTGACGAAGCGCGTGCGCACCAAAGGATCGGCCTTGGCCGCTGGCTGCGTGGTAGGCAGATCCTCGGATTTGATGGTCACGCCCTCGATTTCGAACAGGTGGATGGGTGCCTCACGGAGGCATTCCAAAGCCTCGGTGACCTCTGTGCCTTCCATTTGGTCATCCTCTCCCAGTTTCTGCACCCACAGTTCGTGCGTCTGGCGCGCCTGCAGCACGAAATCATAGGTGCTCTCTAGCTTCTCGGCACACGCGTTGCACAACCACTGTGGGAACTTTTCCGCCTGCGCCATGGGCACCTTTTATTGTCGTTTAAGtacataaaattaatataaatgcgGGTGGCAATTGGACGACAAAAGGACAATTGACCCACCTCGATGCGCGTTAGTTCGAGCAGCAGCTGGCCAAAGGTCTTCTCGGCGTACTTCTCCACGGGCGTTTCAATCCAGTAGCGACCGTCGTCGCCGCCACATATTCTGCAAGTCCGCGTCATtgcttaaaacatttatttaagtttttccgAAAAAATTGTTGATAAGAAGTGTCTGATTTGACAAACAGCTGTTGGGTAAGTGTTGCAAAACGCAGTTTGGTAGTGCACAACAGCTGTTCGCCTGCAACGGTCATACTAAAAAGGCTCTTGTTGCATTCGCTTGATTTTCggatttgttattatttattatttaattaatgcaTAATGTGTAAAGGAAGTTTATAGCTGACTGTAAGCAAATATGCTTCCCCCGGACATTTGTCGCACCTGTGGGTTGCAAAATGGTCAGTTGGTAGCTTTGTCCACCTCCCTAGACAGAGACGCCTCCAAAAGTTACTACGAAGTGCTCCAGGAACTGACGCAAATCGATGTGAGTGGCTTTAACCAGGTGGTTTTATGGATTACCAACTCAATCTCATTTCTAGGCACCGCTGGAGAGCTCCGATGATAATCTGCCGCAGCATCTGTGCGCCGATTGCTGGACGAGATTGCAGAATGCCCATGCCTTCGTGGAGCAGGCCAAAAGGGTCAGTGGAGAACTCCTAGCTCGGCTGAGGGAATGTCTGGATGAAATGCCCATCGACATTCCGCAGGAGGAGCAGAACATAAAGACCGAGGTGGATCTCGATGACGAGGGCACCAAGTGCGAGGATGTGGAATCCACTGGACTAGCTACTCTGGAGCTCAAATGGCAGCCGGAAAGTGGCAGCGATGAGGAGTTTCTTGATGCAGCGGAGAGCGTTGAGTAGGTTTACTGGGCTTACTCTATCCAGATTCGAATAATATCCAGATTTCCTTATAGAGATGAAGTGGACAAGAAGACCTATCATCTGCGTCGAAGTTCCCGGAAGGTCAAGCAGCCAGTGGAAAGCGAAGATGAGGAGTAAGTCTAATTTCTGTACAGCTTCTGTGCTGGCTAAACTAAAGCCCTTTTCCCTACCAGCTTTAAACCACCAGAACCTGAACCTGAACCATCGCCCGTCAAGCGGCGGCGAGGACGTCCACCTGGTCCAGCTAGAAGCACATCGATGACCACCGATGGCCGCCACGCGTGCGAGGTGTGCGGAAAGACCTTCTCCTGGTACCGCGACATGCAGCGCCACGCCAGGATGCACTTCGAGCAGGCCTCGTTCGTGTGCGACACCTGCGGCAAGGGATTCCTGCGCAAGGACAAGTACATGTTCCACCTGCGCTGTCACAAGAAGCGCGAGGCCAAGTGGAAGGCTCTCCAGGTGGGCAAGGAGTGGCGCTTCGCCGAGCGTCTCTACAGCTCCGGCAAATTGAAGAAAATCGACTGCAAGCTGTGCGGCTTGAGTTGTCAGCGAATGGAGGAACTTCGCAGTCACATTAAGAGTCATATAAACGTCGAGAGCTTGGGGAATTTGAGAAAGGATAGCGATGTGGTCAGGGAGCACTTCCCTGGCTTTCCCTGCGACCTGgacactatcaagcaacagaTCTGCGACGAAATAGCCGAAGGGCATTCTGAGAAGTTTGCCTGCATTGTGAATTTCCACGGATATGAGTTGGAACTCAGTGACTCTGATGAAGAGTGTGACAGCAAAGAGTCCAAATATAATTGCATTGCGTGCAATCTGTTTTTCACTCGGAAATATCGCTTGATTAAGCACACACTGGAGGAGCACTCGCAATCCAACGCTTCAAACCTTCCCTGGCAGCGCTGCAGTTCCTGTAAAGTGGGTTTCCTGTGCCCAACACTCTTCAGCCAACACTTGAGCCACCATTGCCACAGCAAAACAAAGCGATATCGCTGCCGAAAGTGTCCAGGGAAGTTTATGTGGCCGGATAACCTGCTAAACCACGCGTGCTCACATCGCCGCGACGAGGACAAGACGATACCCAAGCAGATATCGTGCTCCCTGTGCGATGCTGCGCTGCCCAGTCTGGCTGAACTTCGCATTCACTTGACCACTCACCAGCATGATTTGAATGGCATTAGTCCGGAGTACAATTCCTCCTTCTTTCGCTCCTTTTACCCCGATGGATTGGACTGCACGGCCTCGGATCTTGCGGCTCGCATAGCTGAGGACTTTGAGATTCAGGAGTTTGATCGCTACTACAACGTCTGTACTGAAAGTGGACAGGAACTGGATCTTTTTGATTCCGAAACCGAGCAGAGCGATGAGGAGACCAACAAGACACACACTTGTCTGCTATGCGGAGAGGTTGCGAGTACTCTAACGATTCTAATGGAGCACCAAAAGACGCTGCATGCGGACGGTGCCACCGATCTTCCCTGTCCCTGCGAAAATTGTGGAGCTCGATTCGTCAGCAAAGCTTTGCTGCAACAGCACCGCAGGCATCGGTGCGCCAAGAAACACTCTCGTTTCCACTGCCAGAGTTGCGGTGTGCGATTCGTGTGGCAGTCCAACTATGAGCGGCACCTAAAGTCGCACCACAACAAGAATGAAGACGAAGAACTGGCCACCAAGCTGCAATGCGACGAATGCGATAAGGTAAGctatgttattttattatacataattatatttaacacTTTAACTCTTAGGTGTTCATCTGGCACAAGGATCTAAACCGTCACAAGCGACTCCATCAACCGCAGTCGGCAGCCCAGTTCGACTGTCCCCATTGCCAGCGCAGGTTTCACCGCAAGGATAACCTCAAGTCCCACCTAAAAGTTCATGCGGGAGAACCGGCTCAAGTAAGGGAGCTGCGTACAGTGCCTAACGCTGCCCAAGGACTACTGACCTTGTCCCGGCTTAGTCGTCCTCATGGCTGCAAGTTGATTCAGTGCATGATATGCCTCTCACGCCACTCGAAGATCAGTGATCTGAGGACTCACATGGGCGCCCATCAATACGGCTTAAGTTTCACCGAAGGGAGGGATATTCCCAGTGCCTCGAAGGCTTTTTACCCCGAACTGGAAACTGCCTTAGAGAGAAACGAACTTGCCGAAAGGATTATGGCTGATGTGGAAAGGGGATTCGAGTTGGATCGATTTGTTTCCATCACAAGTGAGGCTGGCCTAGAACTGAATCTCGACAGCAGTGAAACTGATACTGAGTCCGAGCAAGAGGAGGATAAATCAGCTCGCAGCTATGCCTGCAATCTGTGTGCAGCGGTTGTGAGGAGAAAGCATCAGTTGTATGCCCACCAGCAGGCAGAGCACAAGTGGGAGGAAGCGTCCCTTGTATGCTGTCATTGCCAGGCCAGGTTCGTCAACGAATCTCTGCTCGATCATCACTCCCGGACGCTCTGTCATAATGCGCAGAAGTTGTTTCAGTGTCGCAAGTGTCCGCTGCGCTTCCGCTGGCGGGAGAATCTCAAGATCCACATGGAGCTGTTCCATCAGCAAGCCGAAATTGCGGCCCCCGATGAATCCCCTCAAGCGGAAGGGGATCTGCAGTGCGGAAAGTGCCAGCGCAGCTTCAAGATGCAGAAGGATCTCACGCGTCATACACTCATGCACGGCCAGGAGTCGAACATCTTCCGGTGCCGTTGGTGTGCACGTCGCTTCTATCGTAGGGCCAATCTGCTGCAGCATATCGCACGGCATGGGATAAGTGTAGGCCAACTGCCCTATGCTGAGGCCATCCTGGACTCGTACGGGAATCCCGGAGGTCAAAAGAAGGTGGAGTGCCGGGTGTGCAGCCTGAGCTTTCCCACAATCGCGGCGTTGCGCTTGCATTTGGAAACAATGCCTACCGGAAGTCACCACGACCTCCACTCACTTCAAAACTACTCGATTACCAGCCAGTTGGGCTACGAGATGGATCTGGATGATTCGGAGACTGATGATGGTGACGCTAGCGGGCATACAAAACCACCTTACACCTGTGGCATGTGCCAACTGAGGTGTTCGCGGAAGTACGAGCTATATCAGCACCAGCA
This portion of the Drosophila takahashii strain IR98-3 E-12201 chromosome 3R, DtakHiC1v2, whole genome shotgun sequence genome encodes:
- the LOC108064682 gene encoding zinc finger protein 420 isoform X1, producing the protein MTRTCRICGGDDGRYWIETPVEKYAEKTFGQLLLELTRIEVPMAQAEKFPQWLCNACAEKLESTYDFVLQARQTHELWVQKLGEDDQMEGTEVTEALECLREAPIHLFEIEGVTIKSEDLPTTQPAAKADPLVRTRFVKRSIVHFSDSDDDQDDVPLRQRKMTSSLCASEPPKPNVCELCNKAFRYVTNLYRHKQRDHGILGKNGEDYEDDYYKCDQCDKTYKYVMALVKHKHSEHGASLLPSKTSRRKLPGRPSTLPEDGSPSSPASTSGTSTHRSRTNNDTLVHSIIKAVELSDEDGHSSADNYYKCDQCSKSYKYIVSLIKHKHKEHSDKQSDRQSETEDDQPLASTSSASALPPAAAKPSRINRRVDGFDYHRCEPNGAKEIKCMICLRRFTKLRELRDHLQAHPTDFGFEAHGEPIERIAEGFFKTAVESTAEGLKRRIFRDLRMGVYGRYYSITNQARYEMTLDSSDTDSDGDVESDVVIRRSYSCELCDSPEARWPRKYLLHQHHRNEHTWLEAPHVCQRCDSRFLSAQLLEHHTSQLCQNTLKRFMCDKCPQRFFWRRNLRAHLVEHKSKQETYPCDQCSRSFQDKSAVTKHKLMMHRDSNMQLLPCRWCTRTFYRPALLYKHLHRHGFTGQDLPLAETLLADASKPAGPKSIQCKMCDIQFISVADLRRHISMQGHSDQPSAYMISTATGFELLLEDTDESDEESTGRSYTCDLCDLNFRRRREMSEHQYSLHSFDKLPHSCEHCIFKTVDKFMLDQHLRTQCMNTEKKFVCSRCGYKFMWEENLSLHLATQHPKQPTVPEQQPPLRRKRRFRYQCPHCWRSFVVQPSLEKHIRDMHVAKKNPGKKYLCSLCGLESLTPNKLNIHMRRHMGEKPFKCDLCDMRFTVHYELKVHRRKHTGERPYQCTFCAKDFARPDKLRRHVFMHNVKS
- the LOC108064682 gene encoding zinc finger protein 319 isoform X2; the encoded protein is MTRTCRICGGDDGRYWIETPVEKYAEKTFGQLLLELTRIEVPMAQAEKFPQWLCNACAEKLESTYDFVLQARQTHELWVQKLGEDDQMEGTEVTEALECLREAPIHLFEIEGVTIKSEDLPTTQPAAKADPLVRTRFVKRSIVHFSDSDDDQDDVPLRQRKMTSSLCASEPPKPNVCELCNKAFRYVTNLYRHKQRDHGILGKNGEDYEDDYYKCDQCDKTYKYVMALVKHKHSEHGASLLPSKTSRRKLPGRPSTLPEDGSPSSPASTSGTSTHRSRTNNDTLVHSIIKAVELSDEDGHSSADNYYKCDQCSKSYKYIVSLIKHKHKEHSDKQSDRQSETEDDQPLASTSSASALPPAAAKPSRINRRVDGFDYHRCEPNGAKEIKCMICLRRFTKLRELRDHLQAHPTDFGFEAHGEPIERIAEGFFKTAVESTAEGLKRRIFRDLRMGVYGRYYSITNQARYEMTLDSSDTDSDGDVESDVVIRRSYSCELCDSPEARWPRKYLLHQHHRNEHTWLEAPHVCQRCDSRFLSAQLLEHHTSQLCQNTLKRFMCDKCPQRFFWRRNLRAHLVEHKSKTILIKFCLTKTLD
- the LOC108064666 gene encoding zinc finger protein 91 translates to MLPPDICRTCGLQNGQLVALSTSLDRDASKSYYEVLQELTQIDAPLESSDDNLPQHLCADCWTRLQNAHAFVEQAKRVSGELLARLRECLDEMPIDIPQEEQNIKTEVDLDDEGTKCEDVESTGLATLELKWQPESGSDEEFLDAAESVEDEVDKKTYHLRRSSRKVKQPVESEDEDFKPPEPEPEPSPVKRRRGRPPGPARSTSMTTDGRHACEVCGKTFSWYRDMQRHARMHFEQASFVCDTCGKGFLRKDKYMFHLRCHKKREAKWKALQVGKEWRFAERLYSSGKLKKIDCKLCGLSCQRMEELRSHIKSHINVESLGNLRKDSDVVREHFPGFPCDLDTIKQQICDEIAEGHSEKFACIVNFHGYELELSDSDEECDSKESKYNCIACNLFFTRKYRLIKHTLEEHSQSNASNLPWQRCSSCKVGFLCPTLFSQHLSHHCHSKTKRYRCRKCPGKFMWPDNLLNHACSHRRDEDKTIPKQISCSLCDAALPSLAELRIHLTTHQHDLNGISPEYNSSFFRSFYPDGLDCTASDLAARIAEDFEIQEFDRYYNVCTESGQELDLFDSETEQSDEETNKTHTCLLCGEVASTLTILMEHQKTLHADGATDLPCPCENCGARFVSKALLQQHRRHRCAKKHSRFHCQSCGVRFVWQSNYERHLKSHHNKNEDEELATKLQCDECDKVFIWHKDLNRHKRLHQPQSAAQFDCPHCQRRFHRKDNLKSHLKVHAGEPAQVRELRTVPNAAQGLLTLSRLSRPHGCKLIQCMICLSRHSKISDLRTHMGAHQYGLSFTEGRDIPSASKAFYPELETALERNELAERIMADVERGFELDRFVSITSEAGLELNLDSSETDTESEQEEDKSARSYACNLCAAVVRRKHQLYAHQQAEHKWEEASLVCCHCQARFVNESLLDHHSRTLCHNAQKLFQCRKCPLRFRWRENLKIHMELFHQQAEIAAPDESPQAEGDLQCGKCQRSFKMQKDLTRHTLMHGQESNIFRCRWCARRFYRRANLLQHIARHGISVGQLPYAEAILDSYGNPGGQKKVECRVCSLSFPTIAALRLHLETMPTGSHHDLHSLQNYSITSQLGYEMDLDDSETDDGDASGHTKPPYTCGMCQLRCSRKYELYQHQQAMHRLEKIPDGCDRCIFKSVCPEIIAHHKRTQCENREKQFTCTRCGFKFMWESNLLQHMQLQHEKVEDQDLDESKEASGDEPKAECQVFKCGLCTRKYNRKDRLTAHLKKFHGPDGQGPGQAKVSNRATSPKEPKRFLCAFCGKAVSSSSNLIIHMRRHTGEKPFKCDYCPMAFPRSSDLQCHRRTHTGERPHVCTVCQKGFARSYKLQQHMRIHSGERPYKCTYCEKSFTQSNDLTLHIRRHTGERPYQCGVCGERFIQGTALKNHRMQQGHYEDGQELGEPTRRTVLEQFSV